In Poecilia reticulata strain Guanapo linkage group LG1, Guppy_female_1.0+MT, whole genome shotgun sequence, one genomic interval encodes:
- the slc25a23a gene encoding calcium-binding mitochondrial carrier protein SCaMC-3 isoform X4, translated as MWRQLMAGVMAGSVSRTGTAPLDRLKVFRQVHGSSDFRGSALSGFKYMLNEGGPWSLWRGNGVNVLKIAPETAIKFSAYEQIKTVMRGHDESRTLRLHERFVAGSLAGATAQTIIYPMEVLKTRLNLRKTGQFTGIADCAKQILQREGVAAFYKGYVPNMLSIVPYAGIDLAVYETLKLSWLNRNTGLSDPGVMVLLGCGAVSSTCGMLASYPLALVRTRMQAQASVKGSPKLSMLSLLRNIVTQEGIAGLYRGISPNLLKIVPAVSVSYVVYEYMRIMLGVDIEGRRRGKEHG; from the exons ATGTGGCGGCAGCTGATGGCGGGAGTCATGGCCGGATCTGTGTCTCGAACCGGAACCGCTCCACTGGACCGCCTCAAAGTCTTCAGACAA GTACACGGCTCCTCTGATTTTAGAGGCAGCGCTCTGAGCGGGTTTAAGTACATGCTGAACGAGGGAGGACCATGGTCTCTGTGGAGAGGCAACGGAGTCAATGTCCTGAAAATCGCTCCTGAGACTGCCATCAAATTCTCCGCTTATGAACAG ATCAAGACTGTGATGCGCGGTCATGATGAATCAAGAACTCTGAGGCTTCATGAGAGGTTCGTCGCCGGCTCTTTGGCTGGAGCAACAGCTCAGACAATCATTTACCCGATGGAG GTGCTGAAGACRCGGCTCAATCTYAGAAAAACGGGTCAGTTCACAGGAATAGCAGACTGCGCCAAACAGATCCTGCAGCGGGAAGGCGTCGCGGCCTTCTACAAGGGCTACGTCCCCAACATGCTGAGCATCGTCCCTTATGCTGGTATTGACCTGGCCGTGTATGAG ACGCTCAAGCTATCATGGCTGAACCGGAACACAGGCTTGTCTGACCCGGGGGTGATGGTGTTGTTGGGATGCGGCGCAGTCTCCAGTACATGCGGGATGCTTGCGAGTTACCCGCTGGCGCTGGTCCGCACACGCATGCAAGCACAAG CTTCAGTGAAAGGATCCCCTAAACTTTCAATGCTGTCCTTGCTCCGCAACATTGTTACGCAAGAGGGCATCGCCGGACTTTACCGAGGAATCTCCCCCAACCTGCTAAAGATCGTCCCGGCCGTGAGCGTGTCCTACGTCGTCTATGAGTATATGAGAATAATGCTGGGAGTGGACATCGAGGGTAGGAGGAGAGGGAAGGAGCATGGGTAG
- the slc25a23a gene encoding calcium-binding mitochondrial carrier protein SCaMC-3 isoform X2, translating into MTTQRSPWIQKVQCQEGEHFVPDEERRKHWAELFEQLDLNKDGRIDMLELEAGLAHRGLSNGCLKKIVETGDTNQDGVLDFEEFVEYLHNHEKQLKVMFHHVDRNKDGHIDVEDIHDCLHTIGVNVSPEDATRILLSMDRDGTMTINWSEWRDYFLFKHLSDMEDVARFWKRSMILDTGEQLTVPEEFSEAQKKSGYMWRQLMAGVMAGSVSRTGTAPLDRLKVFRQVHGSSDFRGSALSGFKYMLNEGGPWSLWRGNGVNVLKIAPETAIKFSAYEQIKTVMRGHDESRTLRLHERFVAGSLAGATAQTIIYPMEVLKTRLNLRKTGQFTGIADCAKQILQREGVAAFYKGYVPNMLSIVPYAGIDLAVYETLKLSWLNRNTGLSDPGVMVLLGCGAVSSTCGMLASYPLALVRTRMQAQASVKGSPKLSMLSLLRNIVTQEGIAGLYRGISPNLLKIVPAVSVSYVVYEYMRIMLGVDIEGGE; encoded by the exons ATGACAACCCAGCGGTCGCCTTGGATCCAAAAGGTGCAGTGTCAGGAAGGTGAACACTTTGTTCCAGATGAGGAGAGAAGGAAGCACTGGGCTGAGCTGTTCGAACAGCTGGACCTCAACAAAGACGGACGCATTGACATGCTGGAGCTGGAGGCGGGGCTGGCACACAGAGGGCTCTCCAACGGCTGCTTAAAGAAG ATTGTAGAGACTGGGGACACCAACCAAGACGGAGTCCTGGACTTCGAGGAGTTCGTCGAGTATCTTCACAACCACGAGAAGCAGCTTAAAGTCATGTTTCACCATGtggacagaaacaaagacg GTCACATTGATGTGGAAGACATTCATGACTGTCTGCACACCATTGGTGTGAATGTTAGCCCTGAAGATGCCACCAGGATTCTGTTAAG TATGGACAGGGACGGCACCATGACGATTAACTGGAGTGAGTGGCGCGACTACTTCCTGTTCAAACACCTGAGCGACATGGAGGATGTGGCTCGGTTCTGGAAGCGTTCAATG ATATTGGACACAGGCGAGCAGCTGACGGTCCCAGAGGAGTTTTCGGAAGCGCAGAAAAAGTCTGGCTACATGTGGCGGCAGCTGATGGCGGGAGTCATGGCCGGATCTGTGTCTCGAACCGGAACCGCTCCACTGGACCGCCTCAAAGTCTTCAGACAA GTACACGGCTCCTCTGATTTTAGAGGCAGCGCTCTGAGCGGGTTTAAGTACATGCTGAACGAGGGAGGACCATGGTCTCTGTGGAGAGGCAACGGAGTCAATGTCCTGAAAATCGCTCCTGAGACTGCCATCAAATTCTCCGCTTATGAACAG ATCAAGACTGTGATGCGCGGTCATGATGAATCAAGAACTCTGAGGCTTCATGAGAGGTTCGTCGCCGGCTCTTTGGCTGGAGCAACAGCTCAGACAATCATTTACCCGATGGAG GTGCTGAAGACRCGGCTCAATCTYAGAAAAACGGGTCAGTTCACAGGAATAGCAGACTGCGCCAAACAGATCCTGCAGCGGGAAGGCGTCGCGGCCTTCTACAAGGGCTACGTCCCCAACATGCTGAGCATCGTCCCTTATGCTGGTATTGACCTGGCCGTGTATGAG ACGCTCAAGCTATCATGGCTGAACCGGAACACAGGCTTGTCTGACCCGGGGGTGATGGTGTTGTTGGGATGCGGCGCAGTCTCCAGTACATGCGGGATGCTTGCGAGTTACCCGCTGGCGCTGGTCCGCACACGCATGCAAGCACAAG CTTCAGTGAAAGGATCCCCTAAACTTTCAATGCTGTCCTTGCTCCGCAACATTGTTACGCAAGAGGGCATCGCCGGACTTTACCGAGGAATCTCCCCCAACCTGCTAAAGATCGTCCCGGCCGTGAGCGTGTCCTACGTCGTCTATGAGTATATGAGAATAATGCTGGGAGTGGACATCGAGG GTGGGGAATAG
- the lg1h19orf53 gene encoding leydig cell tumor 10 kDa protein homolog has product MAQGSKKFKAQRPGGSKKHQQNKQKGPKKGGRIIAPKKAQVVQQQKLKKGLEVAIRNKIEQEVTQKASSSLHKPLAVVKGAEGKGKPAAARPGSSSK; this is encoded by the exons ATGGCTCAAGGCTCAAAGAAATTTAAGGCTCAGCGTCCTGGAGGGTCAAAGaaacaccaacaaaacaaacaaaaaggaccGAAGAAAGGAG GGAGGATTATTGCACCCAAGAAGGCTCAAGTGGTTCAGCAACAGAAGCTAAAGAAG GGTCTGGAGGTTGCCATCAGGAACAAGATTGAGCAGGAAGTGACCCAGAAGGCCAGCTCTTCCCTCCACAAGCCCCTGGCTGTGGTTAAAGGAGCTGAGGGGAAAGGAAAGCCCGCCGCTGCCCGCCCTGGATCCAGCTCCAAATAA
- the LOC103465598 gene encoding regulator of G-protein signaling 5 — protein sequence MCKGLSYLPSSCLEKAKGMRVKLSHLAEIHHKQKVQDGKILQDLETLLGSKIGLQAFRGFLRSEFSEENLEFWLACEDYRVSPSNMQKTKASSIYNQFINPDAPLEVNLDAETREALLSVMDSPCADTFNLAQQRIYSLMAKDSFPRFLRSHHCAEAIKAY from the exons atgtgtaaGGGACTCTCCTACCTGCCTTCCTCCTGCTTGGAGAA GGCAAAAGGGATGCGAGTGAAGCTGAGCCACTTGGCTGAGATCCACCACAAGCAAAA GGTACAAGACGGAAAAATCCTGCAGGATCTGGAAACTCTGCTGGGCAGCAAAA TCGGTCTTCAGGCGTTTCGAGGGTTCCTGCGTTCAGAGTTCAGCGAGGAGAACCTGGAGTTCTGGCTGGCCTGCGAGGACTACAGGGTGTCCCCTTCAAACATGCAGAAGACCAAAGCCAGCAGCATCTACAACCAGTTCATCAACCCAGACGCTCCACTGGAG GTGAACCTGGATGCCGAGACCCGTGAGGCTCTGCTGAGCGTGATGGACTCGCCGTGTGCCGACACCTTCAACCTAGCGCAGCAGAGGATCTACAGCCTGATGGCCAAGGACTCCTTCCCTCGGTTTCTCCGCTCTCACCACTGCGCAGAGGCCATCAAGGCTTATTAA
- the slc25a23a gene encoding calcium-binding mitochondrial carrier protein SCaMC-3 isoform X3 yields the protein MNRSKTDRIWLFHTNQRMDRDGTMTINWSEWRDYFLFKHLSDMEDVARFWKRSMILDTGEQLTVPEEFSEAQKKSGYMWRQLMAGVMAGSVSRTGTAPLDRLKVFRQVHGSSDFRGSALSGFKYMLNEGGPWSLWRGNGVNVLKIAPETAIKFSAYEQIKTVMRGHDESRTLRLHERFVAGSLAGATAQTIIYPMEVLKTRLNLRKTGQFTGIADCAKQILQREGVAAFYKGYVPNMLSIVPYAGIDLAVYETLKLSWLNRNTGLSDPGVMVLLGCGAVSSTCGMLASYPLALVRTRMQAQASVKGSPKLSMLSLLRNIVTQEGIAGLYRGISPNLLKIVPAVSVSYVVYEYMRIMLGVDIEGRRRGKEHG from the exons ATGAACCGTTCGAAAACAGACAGAATCTGGCTTTTTCACACAAACCAACG TATGGACAGGGACGGCACCATGACGATTAACTGGAGTGAGTGGCGCGACTACTTCCTGTTCAAACACCTGAGCGACATGGAGGATGTGGCTCGGTTCTGGAAGCGTTCAATG ATATTGGACACAGGCGAGCAGCTGACGGTCCCAGAGGAGTTTTCGGAAGCGCAGAAAAAGTCTGGCTACATGTGGCGGCAGCTGATGGCGGGAGTCATGGCCGGATCTGTGTCTCGAACCGGAACCGCTCCACTGGACCGCCTCAAAGTCTTCAGACAA GTACACGGCTCCTCTGATTTTAGAGGCAGCGCTCTGAGCGGGTTTAAGTACATGCTGAACGAGGGAGGACCATGGTCTCTGTGGAGAGGCAACGGAGTCAATGTCCTGAAAATCGCTCCTGAGACTGCCATCAAATTCTCCGCTTATGAACAG ATCAAGACTGTGATGCGCGGTCATGATGAATCAAGAACTCTGAGGCTTCATGAGAGGTTCGTCGCCGGCTCTTTGGCTGGAGCAACAGCTCAGACAATCATTTACCCGATGGAG GTGCTGAAGACRCGGCTCAATCTYAGAAAAACGGGTCAGTTCACAGGAATAGCAGACTGCGCCAAACAGATCCTGCAGCGGGAAGGCGTCGCGGCCTTCTACAAGGGCTACGTCCCCAACATGCTGAGCATCGTCCCTTATGCTGGTATTGACCTGGCCGTGTATGAG ACGCTCAAGCTATCATGGCTGAACCGGAACACAGGCTTGTCTGACCCGGGGGTGATGGTGTTGTTGGGATGCGGCGCAGTCTCCAGTACATGCGGGATGCTTGCGAGTTACCCGCTGGCGCTGGTCCGCACACGCATGCAAGCACAAG CTTCAGTGAAAGGATCCCCTAAACTTTCAATGCTGTCCTTGCTCCGCAACATTGTTACGCAAGAGGGCATCGCCGGACTTTACCGAGGAATCTCCCCCAACCTGCTAAAGATCGTCCCGGCCGTGAGCGTGTCCTACGTCGTCTATGAGTATATGAGAATAATGCTGGGAGTGGACATCGAGGGTAGGAGGAGAGGGAAGGAGCATGGGTAG
- the slc25a23a gene encoding calcium-binding mitochondrial carrier protein SCaMC-3 isoform X1, with protein sequence MTTQRSPWIQKVQCQEGEHFVPDEERRKHWAELFEQLDLNKDGRIDMLELEAGLAHRGLSNGCLKKIVETGDTNQDGVLDFEEFVEYLHNHEKQLKVMFHHVDRNKDGHIDVEDIHDCLHTIGVNVSPEDATRILLSMDRDGTMTINWSEWRDYFLFKHLSDMEDVARFWKRSMILDTGEQLTVPEEFSEAQKKSGYMWRQLMAGVMAGSVSRTGTAPLDRLKVFRQVHGSSDFRGSALSGFKYMLNEGGPWSLWRGNGVNVLKIAPETAIKFSAYEQIKTVMRGHDESRTLRLHERFVAGSLAGATAQTIIYPMEVLKTRLNLRKTGQFTGIADCAKQILQREGVAAFYKGYVPNMLSIVPYAGIDLAVYETLKLSWLNRNTGLSDPGVMVLLGCGAVSSTCGMLASYPLALVRTRMQAQASVKGSPKLSMLSLLRNIVTQEGIAGLYRGISPNLLKIVPAVSVSYVVYEYMRIMLGVDIEGRRRGKEHG encoded by the exons ATGACAACCCAGCGGTCGCCTTGGATCCAAAAGGTGCAGTGTCAGGAAGGTGAACACTTTGTTCCAGATGAGGAGAGAAGGAAGCACTGGGCTGAGCTGTTCGAACAGCTGGACCTCAACAAAGACGGACGCATTGACATGCTGGAGCTGGAGGCGGGGCTGGCACACAGAGGGCTCTCCAACGGCTGCTTAAAGAAG ATTGTAGAGACTGGGGACACCAACCAAGACGGAGTCCTGGACTTCGAGGAGTTCGTCGAGTATCTTCACAACCACGAGAAGCAGCTTAAAGTCATGTTTCACCATGtggacagaaacaaagacg GTCACATTGATGTGGAAGACATTCATGACTGTCTGCACACCATTGGTGTGAATGTTAGCCCTGAAGATGCCACCAGGATTCTGTTAAG TATGGACAGGGACGGCACCATGACGATTAACTGGAGTGAGTGGCGCGACTACTTCCTGTTCAAACACCTGAGCGACATGGAGGATGTGGCTCGGTTCTGGAAGCGTTCAATG ATATTGGACACAGGCGAGCAGCTGACGGTCCCAGAGGAGTTTTCGGAAGCGCAGAAAAAGTCTGGCTACATGTGGCGGCAGCTGATGGCGGGAGTCATGGCCGGATCTGTGTCTCGAACCGGAACCGCTCCACTGGACCGCCTCAAAGTCTTCAGACAA GTACACGGCTCCTCTGATTTTAGAGGCAGCGCTCTGAGCGGGTTTAAGTACATGCTGAACGAGGGAGGACCATGGTCTCTGTGGAGAGGCAACGGAGTCAATGTCCTGAAAATCGCTCCTGAGACTGCCATCAAATTCTCCGCTTATGAACAG ATCAAGACTGTGATGCGCGGTCATGATGAATCAAGAACTCTGAGGCTTCATGAGAGGTTCGTCGCCGGCTCTTTGGCTGGAGCAACAGCTCAGACAATCATTTACCCGATGGAG GTGCTGAAGACRCGGCTCAATCTYAGAAAAACGGGTCAGTTCACAGGAATAGCAGACTGCGCCAAACAGATCCTGCAGCGGGAAGGCGTCGCGGCCTTCTACAAGGGCTACGTCCCCAACATGCTGAGCATCGTCCCTTATGCTGGTATTGACCTGGCCGTGTATGAG ACGCTCAAGCTATCATGGCTGAACCGGAACACAGGCTTGTCTGACCCGGGGGTGATGGTGTTGTTGGGATGCGGCGCAGTCTCCAGTACATGCGGGATGCTTGCGAGTTACCCGCTGGCGCTGGTCCGCACACGCATGCAAGCACAAG CTTCAGTGAAAGGATCCCCTAAACTTTCAATGCTGTCCTTGCTCCGCAACATTGTTACGCAAGAGGGCATCGCCGGACTTTACCGAGGAATCTCCCCCAACCTGCTAAAGATCGTCCCGGCCGTGAGCGTGTCCTACGTCGTCTATGAGTATATGAGAATAATGCTGGGAGTGGACATCGAGGGTAGGAGGAGAGGGAAGGAGCATGGGTAG